One window of the Pararge aegeria chromosome 22, ilParAegt1.1, whole genome shotgun sequence genome contains the following:
- the LOC120633938 gene encoding serine-arginine protein 55 isoform X5, whose amino-acid sequence MEKGKEMVGSRVYVGGLPFGVRERDLEKFFKGFGRIRDILIKNGYGFVEFEDYRDADDAVYELNGKELLGERVVVEPARGIDRSADRYRRDRHYERDRGRSRYDDYNYRYGPPTRTEYRLVVENLSSRISWQKVAFRALSPSLM is encoded by the exons ATGGAG aAAGGCAAAGAGATGGTAGGGTCCAGAGTATATGTTGGTGGCCTGCCGTTTGGTGTAAGGGAGAGAGATCTTGAAAAGTTCTTTAAAGGATTTGGCAGAATTCGAGACATACTCATCAAGAATGGATATGGATTTGTA gagTTTGAAGATTACAGAGATGCAGATGATGCAGTTTACGAGTTAAATGGGAAAGAGCTACTCGGCGAAAG GGTCGTGGTGGAGCCGGCGAGGGGCATCGACCGCAGCGCGGACCGCTATCGGCGCGACCGCCACTACGAGCGCGACCGCGGCCGGTCGCGATACGA TGACTACAATTACAGATACGGACCGCCGACGCGCACGGAGTATCGACTAGTCGTCGAAAATCTATCTAGCCGCATTAGCTGGCAG AAGGTGGCGTTTCGTGCCCTGAGCCCTTCCCTGATGTAG
- the LOC120633938 gene encoding serine-arginine protein 55 isoform X2 produces MEKGKEMVGSRVYVGGLPFGVRERDLEKFFKGFGRIRDILIKNGYGFVEFEDYRDADDAVYELNGKELLGERVVVEPARGIDRSADRYRRDRHYERDRGRSRYEYGPPTRTEYRLVVENLSSRISWQDLKDYMRQAGEVTYADAHKQHRNEGVVEFATHSDMRAAIEKLDGTELNGRRIRLVEDRRSSRRRTRSSSSRSRSRSRERRRSSRSRSKSRPKSKSPAAKSRSRSRSKDRSRSRSPSRKSEHGSPSRKSERGSVPRKSERRSASRQSRGSRGRSPSHKSVDRNGRRSDSRSKSRSPKHDSKERSRSRSKEAESPKREEERRGASKSRSRSRSRSVSRDRSVSRDRSRSGSPRQNGDTQDRGGSTDRSPRSGD; encoded by the exons ATGGAG aAAGGCAAAGAGATGGTAGGGTCCAGAGTATATGTTGGTGGCCTGCCGTTTGGTGTAAGGGAGAGAGATCTTGAAAAGTTCTTTAAAGGATTTGGCAGAATTCGAGACATACTCATCAAGAATGGATATGGATTTGTA gagTTTGAAGATTACAGAGATGCAGATGATGCAGTTTACGAGTTAAATGGGAAAGAGCTACTCGGCGAAAG GGTCGTGGTGGAGCCGGCGAGGGGCATCGACCGCAGCGCGGACCGCTATCGGCGCGACCGCCACTACGAGCGCGACCGCGGCCGGTCGCGATACGA ATACGGACCGCCGACGCGCACGGAGTATCGACTAGTCGTCGAAAATCTATCTAGCCGCATTAGCTGGCAG GACTTGAAGGATTACATGCGTCAGGCGGGAGAAGTGACTTACGCCGATGCGCACAAACAACATAGAAATGAGGG TGTGGTGGAATTCGCCACCCACTCGGACATGCGTGCCGCGATCGAGAAGTTAGATGGCACAGAACTTAACGGTCGTCGCATTCGCCTTGTGGAGGATCGTCGTTCGTCCCGGCGCCGCACCCGATCATCTTCGAGTCGTTCCCGCTCGCGATCCCGAGAACGTCGCCGCTCCAG CCGATCCCGTTCAAAGTCTCGGCCAAAGAGCAAGAGTCCTGCAGCCAAATCCCGCTCTCGATCCCGTTCAAA GGATCGCAGCCGCTCCAGATCACCGTCCCGTAAGTCAGAGCACGGCTCGCCATCCCGTAAGTCCGAGCGCGGCTCCGTGCCCCGTAAGTCCGAGCGTCGGTCTGCGTCCCGTCAGTCGCGTGGATCCCGCGGCCGGTCGCCGTCCCACAAGTCAGTCGACCGGAACGGCCGCCGCTCAGACTCGCGCTCCAAGTCCCGCTCGCCGAAGCACGACTccaa AGAGAGGTCCCGATCTCGCAGCAAAGAAGCGGAATCGCCCAAACGTGAGGAGGAACGTCGCGGAGCAAGCAAGTCACGATCTCGTTCTCGATCTCGCTCGGTATCCCGCGACCGCTCGGTTTCTCGGGACAGATCTCGATCGGGATCCCCGCGACAAAATGGCGACACTCAAGACCGTGGGGGCAGCACCGATCGCTCTCCCCGCAGTGGAGACTAA
- the LOC120633938 gene encoding serine-arginine protein 55 isoform X1, whose protein sequence is MEKGKEMVGSRVYVGGLPFGVRERDLEKFFKGFGRIRDILIKNGYGFVEFEDYRDADDAVYELNGKELLGERVVVEPARGIDRSADRYRRDRHYERDRGRSRYDDYNYRYGPPTRTEYRLVVENLSSRISWQDLKDYMRQAGEVTYADAHKQHRNEGVVEFATHSDMRAAIEKLDGTELNGRRIRLVEDRRSSRRRTRSSSSRSRSRSRERRRSSRSRSKSRPKSKSPAAKSRSRSRSKDRSRSRSPSRKSEHGSPSRKSERGSVPRKSERRSASRQSRGSRGRSPSHKSVDRNGRRSDSRSKSRSPKHDSKERSRSRSKEAESPKREEERRGASKSRSRSRSRSVSRDRSVSRDRSRSGSPRQNGDTQDRGGSTDRSPRSGD, encoded by the exons ATGGAG aAAGGCAAAGAGATGGTAGGGTCCAGAGTATATGTTGGTGGCCTGCCGTTTGGTGTAAGGGAGAGAGATCTTGAAAAGTTCTTTAAAGGATTTGGCAGAATTCGAGACATACTCATCAAGAATGGATATGGATTTGTA gagTTTGAAGATTACAGAGATGCAGATGATGCAGTTTACGAGTTAAATGGGAAAGAGCTACTCGGCGAAAG GGTCGTGGTGGAGCCGGCGAGGGGCATCGACCGCAGCGCGGACCGCTATCGGCGCGACCGCCACTACGAGCGCGACCGCGGCCGGTCGCGATACGA TGACTACAATTACAGATACGGACCGCCGACGCGCACGGAGTATCGACTAGTCGTCGAAAATCTATCTAGCCGCATTAGCTGGCAG GACTTGAAGGATTACATGCGTCAGGCGGGAGAAGTGACTTACGCCGATGCGCACAAACAACATAGAAATGAGGG TGTGGTGGAATTCGCCACCCACTCGGACATGCGTGCCGCGATCGAGAAGTTAGATGGCACAGAACTTAACGGTCGTCGCATTCGCCTTGTGGAGGATCGTCGTTCGTCCCGGCGCCGCACCCGATCATCTTCGAGTCGTTCCCGCTCGCGATCCCGAGAACGTCGCCGCTCCAG CCGATCCCGTTCAAAGTCTCGGCCAAAGAGCAAGAGTCCTGCAGCCAAATCCCGCTCTCGATCCCGTTCAAA GGATCGCAGCCGCTCCAGATCACCGTCCCGTAAGTCAGAGCACGGCTCGCCATCCCGTAAGTCCGAGCGCGGCTCCGTGCCCCGTAAGTCCGAGCGTCGGTCTGCGTCCCGTCAGTCGCGTGGATCCCGCGGCCGGTCGCCGTCCCACAAGTCAGTCGACCGGAACGGCCGCCGCTCAGACTCGCGCTCCAAGTCCCGCTCGCCGAAGCACGACTccaa AGAGAGGTCCCGATCTCGCAGCAAAGAAGCGGAATCGCCCAAACGTGAGGAGGAACGTCGCGGAGCAAGCAAGTCACGATCTCGTTCTCGATCTCGCTCGGTATCCCGCGACCGCTCGGTTTCTCGGGACAGATCTCGATCGGGATCCCCGCGACAAAATGGCGACACTCAAGACCGTGGGGGCAGCACCGATCGCTCTCCCCGCAGTGGAGACTAA
- the LOC120633939 gene encoding uncharacterized protein LOC120633939, translating to MYPVTPLTVDLKPRFSHNTDEKLIAAVFKREPLWNPASELHKNSVVLKKLWNSIAIELGKDVTSIKTRWKNLRAYFIKVHRKSDSGDQLSTITWQFYDQLSFLKCCSPGLEGIGERVRVDNEDSNSTIDETIDETVNDNKDNSDSDSCASNMPKRKKPKMSVTTNSEPFELDKMKSDVLESDSYQERNYDDQQFFESLLPYVKNIPLMRKLKLRCKIQEMILKELEAVENDIAQQQARFTEVCVEPVPQSIPEIPKPEQGLIMVKEEPLE from the exons ATGTACCCCGTAACTCCATTGACGGTTGATTTAAAGCCGCGATTCTCACATAATACAGACGAAAAGTTGATTGCAGCTGTATTTAAAAGGGAGCCTCTTTGGAACCCAGCTAGTGAACTCCACAAAAACTCCGTTGTGCTAAAGAAACTGTGGAACAGTATCGCTATTGAATTGGGAAAGGATG ttacttCAATAAAGACAAGATGGAAGAATCTGCGGGCTTACTTCATAAAAGTACATCGAAAAAGCGACAGTGGCGATCAACTGTCTACCATTACGTGGCAGTTCTACGACCAGCTTTCATTCCTGAAGTGCTGCTCTCCGGGATTGGAAGGTATCGGAGAAAGAGTACGCGTAGATAACGAAGACAGTAATTCAACTATTGACGAAACGATTGACGAGACAGTAAATGATAACAAAGATAATTCCGATTCTGATTCATGCGCAAGCAATATGCCTAAACGCAAGAAACCAAAAATGTCCGTCACCACAAATAGTGAACCTTTCGAACTAGATAAAATGAAATCTGATGTCCTAGAAAGCGACAGTTATCAGGAAAGAAATTATGACGATCAGCAGTTCTTCGAAAGTCTTTTACCTTACGTGAAAAATATTCCGTTGATGCGCAAGCTTAAATTGAGATGCAAGATCCAGGAGATGATATTAAAGGAGCTGGAGGCGGTTGAGAACGATATTGCTCAGCAACAGGCGCGTTTCACTGAAGTATGTGTCGAGCCAGTGCCTCAAAGTATACCTGAAATCCCGAAACCTGAACAAGGTTTAATAATGGTTAAGGAAGAACCTTTAGAGTAA
- the LOC120633938 gene encoding serine-arginine protein 55 isoform X3, giving the protein MVGSRVYVGGLPFGVRERDLEKFFKGFGRIRDILIKNGYGFVEFEDYRDADDAVYELNGKELLGERVVVEPARGIDRSADRYRRDRHYERDRGRSRYDDYNYRYGPPTRTEYRLVVENLSSRISWQDLKDYMRQAGEVTYADAHKQHRNEGVVEFATHSDMRAAIEKLDGTELNGRRIRLVEDRRSSRRRTRSSSSRSRSRSRERRRSSRSRSKSRPKSKSPAAKSRSRSRSKDRSRSRSPSRKSEHGSPSRKSERGSVPRKSERRSASRQSRGSRGRSPSHKSVDRNGRRSDSRSKSRSPKHDSKERSRSRSKEAESPKREEERRGASKSRSRSRSRSVSRDRSVSRDRSRSGSPRQNGDTQDRGGSTDRSPRSGD; this is encoded by the exons ATGGTAGGGTCCAGAGTATATGTTGGTGGCCTGCCGTTTGGTGTAAGGGAGAGAGATCTTGAAAAGTTCTTTAAAGGATTTGGCAGAATTCGAGACATACTCATCAAGAATGGATATGGATTTGTA gagTTTGAAGATTACAGAGATGCAGATGATGCAGTTTACGAGTTAAATGGGAAAGAGCTACTCGGCGAAAG GGTCGTGGTGGAGCCGGCGAGGGGCATCGACCGCAGCGCGGACCGCTATCGGCGCGACCGCCACTACGAGCGCGACCGCGGCCGGTCGCGATACGA TGACTACAATTACAGATACGGACCGCCGACGCGCACGGAGTATCGACTAGTCGTCGAAAATCTATCTAGCCGCATTAGCTGGCAG GACTTGAAGGATTACATGCGTCAGGCGGGAGAAGTGACTTACGCCGATGCGCACAAACAACATAGAAATGAGGG TGTGGTGGAATTCGCCACCCACTCGGACATGCGTGCCGCGATCGAGAAGTTAGATGGCACAGAACTTAACGGTCGTCGCATTCGCCTTGTGGAGGATCGTCGTTCGTCCCGGCGCCGCACCCGATCATCTTCGAGTCGTTCCCGCTCGCGATCCCGAGAACGTCGCCGCTCCAG CCGATCCCGTTCAAAGTCTCGGCCAAAGAGCAAGAGTCCTGCAGCCAAATCCCGCTCTCGATCCCGTTCAAA GGATCGCAGCCGCTCCAGATCACCGTCCCGTAAGTCAGAGCACGGCTCGCCATCCCGTAAGTCCGAGCGCGGCTCCGTGCCCCGTAAGTCCGAGCGTCGGTCTGCGTCCCGTCAGTCGCGTGGATCCCGCGGCCGGTCGCCGTCCCACAAGTCAGTCGACCGGAACGGCCGCCGCTCAGACTCGCGCTCCAAGTCCCGCTCGCCGAAGCACGACTccaa AGAGAGGTCCCGATCTCGCAGCAAAGAAGCGGAATCGCCCAAACGTGAGGAGGAACGTCGCGGAGCAAGCAAGTCACGATCTCGTTCTCGATCTCGCTCGGTATCCCGCGACCGCTCGGTTTCTCGGGACAGATCTCGATCGGGATCCCCGCGACAAAATGGCGACACTCAAGACCGTGGGGGCAGCACCGATCGCTCTCCCCGCAGTGGAGACTAA
- the LOC120633938 gene encoding serine-arginine protein 55 isoform X4: MEKGKEMVGSRVYVGGLPFGVRERDLEKFFKGFGRIRDILIKNGYGFVEFEDYRDADDAVYELNGKELLGERVVVEPARGIDRSADRYRRDRHYERDRGRSRYDDYNYRYGPPTRTEYRLVVENLSSRISWQDLKDYMRQAGEVTYADAHKQHRNEGVVEFATHSDMRAAIEKLDGTELNGRRIRLVEDRRSSRRRTRSSSSRSRSRSRERRRSSRSRSKDRSRSRSPSRKSEHGSPSRKSERGSVPRKSERRSASRQSRGSRGRSPSHKSVDRNGRRSDSRSKSRSPKHDSKERSRSRSKEAESPKREEERRGASKSRSRSRSRSVSRDRSVSRDRSRSGSPRQNGDTQDRGGSTDRSPRSGD; the protein is encoded by the exons ATGGAG aAAGGCAAAGAGATGGTAGGGTCCAGAGTATATGTTGGTGGCCTGCCGTTTGGTGTAAGGGAGAGAGATCTTGAAAAGTTCTTTAAAGGATTTGGCAGAATTCGAGACATACTCATCAAGAATGGATATGGATTTGTA gagTTTGAAGATTACAGAGATGCAGATGATGCAGTTTACGAGTTAAATGGGAAAGAGCTACTCGGCGAAAG GGTCGTGGTGGAGCCGGCGAGGGGCATCGACCGCAGCGCGGACCGCTATCGGCGCGACCGCCACTACGAGCGCGACCGCGGCCGGTCGCGATACGA TGACTACAATTACAGATACGGACCGCCGACGCGCACGGAGTATCGACTAGTCGTCGAAAATCTATCTAGCCGCATTAGCTGGCAG GACTTGAAGGATTACATGCGTCAGGCGGGAGAAGTGACTTACGCCGATGCGCACAAACAACATAGAAATGAGGG TGTGGTGGAATTCGCCACCCACTCGGACATGCGTGCCGCGATCGAGAAGTTAGATGGCACAGAACTTAACGGTCGTCGCATTCGCCTTGTGGAGGATCGTCGTTCGTCCCGGCGCCGCACCCGATCATCTTCGAGTCGTTCCCGCTCGCGATCCCGAGAACGTCGCCGCTCCAG CCGATCCCGTTCAAA GGATCGCAGCCGCTCCAGATCACCGTCCCGTAAGTCAGAGCACGGCTCGCCATCCCGTAAGTCCGAGCGCGGCTCCGTGCCCCGTAAGTCCGAGCGTCGGTCTGCGTCCCGTCAGTCGCGTGGATCCCGCGGCCGGTCGCCGTCCCACAAGTCAGTCGACCGGAACGGCCGCCGCTCAGACTCGCGCTCCAAGTCCCGCTCGCCGAAGCACGACTccaa AGAGAGGTCCCGATCTCGCAGCAAAGAAGCGGAATCGCCCAAACGTGAGGAGGAACGTCGCGGAGCAAGCAAGTCACGATCTCGTTCTCGATCTCGCTCGGTATCCCGCGACCGCTCGGTTTCTCGGGACAGATCTCGATCGGGATCCCCGCGACAAAATGGCGACACTCAAGACCGTGGGGGCAGCACCGATCGCTCTCCCCGCAGTGGAGACTAA